From the genome of Neomonachus schauinslandi chromosome 5, ASM220157v2, whole genome shotgun sequence, one region includes:
- the TSFM gene encoding elongation factor Ts, mitochondrial, which translates to MSLLRSFRFSLAARAGSCPAGPLLLQAPQPWHTLRPGPRLSSSACSKELLMKLRRKTGYSFVNCKKALETCGGDLKQAESWLHKQAQKEGWSRAAKLHGRKTKEGLIGLLQDGNTTVLVEVNCETDFVSRNLKFQQLVQQVALGTLLHCQNLKDQLSTYSKGFLNSSELSELPVGPEREGCLKDQLALAIGKLGENMTLKRAAWVKVPAGFYVGSYVHGAMHSPSLHNLVLGKYGALVICETSERKAGLEDLGRRLGQHVVGMAPLSVGSLDDEPGGEAETKMLSQPYLLDPSITLGQYVQPQGVSVVDFVRFECGEGEEAAEAE; encoded by the exons ATGTCGCTGCTGCGGTCGTTTCGCTTCTCCCTGGCCGCGCGGGCCGGGAGCTGCCCG GCGGGACCCCTTCTGCTTCAGGCGCCTCAGCCGTGGCACACATTGCGCCCTGGGCCCCGGCTCTCTTCCTCGGCCTGCAGCAAGGAGCTTCTCATGAAGCTACGGCGAAAAACAGGCTATTCCTTTGTAAACTGCAAGAAAGCCCTGGAGACTTGTGGCGGGGATCTCAAAcag gcAGAGAGCTGGCTCCACAAACAGGCCCAGAAGGAAGGCTGGAGCAGAGCTGCCAAACTCCATGGCAGGAAGACTAAAGAAGGTCTGATTGGGCTGCTTCAGGATGGAAACACAACTGTGTTAGTAGAG GTAAACTGTGAGACAGATTTTGtttccagaaatttaaaatttcaacagtTGGTCCAGCAAGTCGCCCTGGGGACCCTGTTGCATTGTCAGAACCTAAAGGATCAACTCTCCACATACAGTAAA GGCTTCTTGAATTCCTCTGAGCTCTCTGAACTTCCGGTTGGGCCCGAGAGAGAGGGCTGTCTCAAGGATCAGCTAGCCTTGGCAATTG gGAAACTGGGAGAAAACATGACTCTTAAACGAGCTGCATGGGTAAAGGTGCCGGCTGGGTTCTACGTTGGCTCTTACGTCCATGGAGCGATGCACAGCCCATCGCTCCACAACCTGGTGCTGGGGAAGTACGGGGCCCTGGTCATCTGCGAGACATCTGAGCGCAAAGCAGGCCTGGAGGACCTGGGTCGCCGCCTTGGGCAGCATGTGGTGGGCATGGCCCCTCTCTCTGTTGGCTCTTTGGATGATGAGCCTGGTGGGGAGGCGGAAACCAAGATGCTGTCCCAGCCATACTTGCTGGATCCCTCCATCACGTTGGGACAGTATGTGCAGCCTCAAGGAGTGTCTGTCGTAGACTTTGTGCGGTTTGAATGTGGGGAAGGCGAAGAGGCAGCAGAAGCTGAATAG
- the EEF1AKMT3 gene encoding EEF1A lysine methyltransferase 3: MADPCPDRESELESVFPREVGLFADSYSEKIRFCFCGHVLSITQNFGSRLGVAARVWDAALSLCNYFESQNVDFRDKKVIELGAGTGIVGILAALQGGDVTITDLPLALEQIQGNVQANVPAGGQAQVRALSWGIDQHVFPGDYDLVLGADIVYLEPTFPLLLGTLQHLCGPHGTIYLASKMREEHGTESFFQHLLPQHFQLELAQRDEDENVNIYRARHREPRPA; this comes from the exons ATGGCGGACCCCTGCCCAGATCGTGAATCAGAGCTCGAATCCGTGTTCCCGCGGGAAGTCGGGCTCTTCGCGGACTCTTACTCGGAGAAGATACGGTTCTGTTTCTGTGGGCACGTGCTGAGCATCACACAGAACTTCGGGTCCCGCCTTGGGGTGGCGGCGCGCGTGTGGGACGCG GCTCTGAGCCTGTGCAACtattttgaaagtcaaaatgtGGATTTCCGAGACAAGAAAGTGATCGAACTAGGCGCAGGGACGGGCATCGTGGGGATCTTGGCCGCGCTGCAGG gGGGGGATGTTACCATCACTGACCTGCCCCTGGCCCTAGAGCAGATCCAGGGCAACGTCCAGGCCAATGTGCCAGCTGGAGGCCAGGCCCAGGTCCGCGCCTTGTCCTGGGGGATTGACCAGCATGTCTTCCCTGGAGACTATGACCTGGTGCTGGGGGCTGATATCGTGTACCTGGAGCCCACCTTCCCACTGCTGCTGGGCACTCTCCAACACCTATGCGGGCCCCATGGCACCATCTATCTGGCCTCCAAGATGAGAGAGGAGCACGGGACAGAGAGCTTCTTTCAGCACCTCCTGCCCCAGCATTTCCAACTGGAGCTGGCCCAGCGGGATGAGGATGAGAATGTCAACATCTATAGGGCCAGGCACAGGGAACCAAGACCTGCTTGA
- the METTL1 gene encoding tRNA (guanine-N(7)-)-methyltransferase isoform X2 — protein MAGAETGDAAGAEAPQPQKRYYRQRAHSNPMADHTLRYPVKPEEMDWSELYPEFFAPLTQNKSHDDPKDKKEKRAQAQVEFADIGCGYGGLLVELSPLFPDTLILGLEIRVKVSDYVQDRIRALRAAPGGGFQNIACLRSNAMKHLPNFFRKGQLTKMFFLFPDPHFKRTKHKWRIISPTLLAEYAYVLRVGGLVYTITDVLELHDWMCTHFERHPLFERVPLEELSEDPIVGHLGTSTEEGKKVLRNGGKNFPAIFRRIQDPTLQAVAPNPTPLGH, from the exons ATGGCGGGAGCCGAGACTGGGGACGCGGCAGGAGCTGAGGCCCCGCAGCCCCAGAAGCGCTACTATCGGCAACGTGCTCACTCCAACCCCATGGCTGACCACACGCTGCGCTA CCCTGTGAAGCCTGAAGAGATGGACTGGTCTGAGCTATACCCAGAGTTCTTCGCTCCACTGACTCAAAATAAGAGCCATGATGACCCAaaggataagaaagaaaagagagctcAGGCCCAAGTGGAGTTTGCAGACATAGGCTGTGGCTATGGTGGCCTGTTAG TGGAACTGTCACCATTGTTCCCAGACACACTGATTCTGGGTCTGGAGATCCGGGTGAAAGTCTCAGACTATGTACAAGACCGGATTCGGGCCCTTCGAGCAGCTCCTGGAGGTGGCTTCCAGAACATCGCCTGTCTCCGTAGCAATGCCATGAAACACCTTCCTAACTTCTTCCGCAAgggccag CTGACAAAGatgttcttcctcttccctgaCCCACATTTCAAGCGGACGAAGCACAAGTGGCGAATCATCAGTCCCACGCTGCTGGCAGAATATGCCTACGTGCTAAGAGTTGGG GGGCTGGTATACACCATAACTGATGTGCTGGAGCTACATGACTGGATGTGCACCCATTTTGAAAGGCACCCCCTGTTTGAGCGTGTGCCCCTGGAGGAACTG AGTGAAGACCCCATTGTGGGACATCTGGGCACCTCAACCGAGGAGGGCAAGAAAGTCTTACGCAACGGAGGCAAGAATTTCCCAGCCATCTTCCGAAGAATACAGGATCCCACCCTCCAGGCAGTGGCCCCCAATCCCACCCCCCTGGGCCACTGA
- the METTL1 gene encoding tRNA (guanine-N(7)-)-methyltransferase isoform X1, whose protein sequence is MAGAETGDAAGAEAPQPQKRYYRQRAHSNPMADHTLRYPVKPEEMDWSELYPEFFAPLTQNKSHDDPKDKKEKRAQAQVEFADIGCGYGGLLVELSPLFPDTLILGLEIRVKVSDYVQDRIRALRAAPGGGFQNIACLRSNAMKHLPNFFRKGQLTKMFFLFPDPHFKRTKHKWRIISPTLLAEYAYVLRVGGLVYTITDVLELHDWMCTHFERHPLFERVPLEELVSRGPEGSCEEGGLFQSGSVFFEPSSVPGGWDGSLRARGHLKGGQGLIRPFFSQSEDPIVGHLGTSTEEGKKVLRNGGKNFPAIFRRIQDPTLQAVAPNPTPLGH, encoded by the exons ATGGCGGGAGCCGAGACTGGGGACGCGGCAGGAGCTGAGGCCCCGCAGCCCCAGAAGCGCTACTATCGGCAACGTGCTCACTCCAACCCCATGGCTGACCACACGCTGCGCTA CCCTGTGAAGCCTGAAGAGATGGACTGGTCTGAGCTATACCCAGAGTTCTTCGCTCCACTGACTCAAAATAAGAGCCATGATGACCCAaaggataagaaagaaaagagagctcAGGCCCAAGTGGAGTTTGCAGACATAGGCTGTGGCTATGGTGGCCTGTTAG TGGAACTGTCACCATTGTTCCCAGACACACTGATTCTGGGTCTGGAGATCCGGGTGAAAGTCTCAGACTATGTACAAGACCGGATTCGGGCCCTTCGAGCAGCTCCTGGAGGTGGCTTCCAGAACATCGCCTGTCTCCGTAGCAATGCCATGAAACACCTTCCTAACTTCTTCCGCAAgggccag CTGACAAAGatgttcttcctcttccctgaCCCACATTTCAAGCGGACGAAGCACAAGTGGCGAATCATCAGTCCCACGCTGCTGGCAGAATATGCCTACGTGCTAAGAGTTGGG GGGCTGGTATACACCATAACTGATGTGCTGGAGCTACATGACTGGATGTGCACCCATTTTGAAAGGCACCCCCTGTTTGAGCGTGTGCCCCTGGAGGAACTGGTAAGTAGGGGGCCTGAGGGGAGTTGTGAAGAAGGAGGCCTTTTCCAGAGTGGTTCTGTATTCTTTGAACCCAGCTCAGTGCCAGGAGGATGGGATGGGAGTCTCAGGGCCAGGGGCCATCTGAAAGGTGGGCAAGGACTTATCAGACCCTTCTTTTCTCAGAGTGAAGACCCCATTGTGGGACATCTGGGCACCTCAACCGAGGAGGGCAAGAAAGTCTTACGCAACGGAGGCAAGAATTTCCCAGCCATCTTCCGAAGAATACAGGATCCCACCCTCCAGGCAGTGGCCCCCAATCCCACCCCCCTGGGCCACTGA
- the LOC110577862 gene encoding 25-hydroxyvitamin D-1 alpha hydroxylase, mitochondrial, which translates to MTQTLKLASRVFHRIHCAPKLGASLGSRGSDSAPRSLADIPGPSTPGFLAELFCKGGLSRLHELQVQGVSRFGPVWLASFGRVRTVYLAAPTLVEQLLRQEGPRPERCSFSPWAEHRRHRQQACGLLTAEGEEWQRLRSLLAPLLLPPQAAARYAGTLDDVVHDLVRRLRHQRGRGAGPPTLVRDVAGEFYKFGLEGIAAVLLGSRLGCLEAEVPPDTETFIRAVGSVFVSTLLTMAMPGWLHRLVPGPWGRLCRDWDQMFAFAQQHVERREAEVALRSKGKPEEDMGSGAHLTYFLFREELPAPSILGNVTELLLAGVDTVSNTLSWALYELSRHPEVQKALHSEITAALGPGSNAHPSAAALSQLPLLKAVVKEVLRLYPVVPGNSRVPDKDVRVGDYVIPKNTLVTLCHYATSRDPAQFPEPNSFRPARWLGEGPAPHPFASLPFGFGKRSCMGRRLAELELQMALAQILTHFEVKPEPGAAPIRPMTRTVLVPERSINLQFVDR; encoded by the exons ATGACCCAGACCCTCAAGCTCGCCTCCAGAGTGTTCCATCGCATCCACTGTGCTCCCAAGCTAGGTGCCTCACTGGGCTCCAGAGGCTCCGACTCAGCGCCCCGGAGCTTGGCGGACATCCCAGGCCCCTCCACGCCAGGCTTCCTTGCTGAACTTTTCTGCAAGGGGGGTCTGTCACGGCTACACGAGCTGCAG GTGCAGGGCGTTTCGCGCTTCGGGCCTGTGTGGTTGGCCAGCTTCGGGAGGGTGCGCACTGTGTACCTGGCGGCCCCTACACTCGTCGAGCAGCTCTTGCGACAGGAGGGGCCCCGGCCCGAGCGCTGCAGCTTCTCACCCTGGGCAGAGCACCGTCGCCACCGCCAGCAGGCTTGCGGGCTGCTCACCGC ggaaggagaagaatgGCAGAGGCTCCGCAGCCTCCTGGCCCCGCTGCTCCTCCCGCCTCAAGCGGCCGCCCGCTATGCCGGGACCCTGGACGACGTGGTCCATGACCTTGTGCGGCGACTGCGGCACCAACGGGGACGTGGGGCTGGGCCGCCCACCCTGGTTCGGGACGTGGCAGGAGAGTTTTACAAGTTTGGACTAGAAG GCATAGCCGCGGTGCTTCTGGGTTCCCGCCTGGGCTGCCTGGAGGCCGAAGTGCCCCCAGACACAGAGACCTTCATCCGCGCGGTGGGATCGGTGTTTGTGTCCACGCTGTTGACGATGGCGATGCCCGGCTGGCTTCACCGCCTGGTGCCCGGACCCTGGGGCCGCCTCTGCCGAGACTGGGACCAGATGTTTGCCTTTG CCCAGCAGCACGTGGAGAGGCGAGAGGCTGAGGTAGCCTTGAGGAGCAAGGGAAAGCCTGAGGAGGACATGGGATCTGGGGCACACCTGACCTACTTCCTGTTCCGGGAAGAGTTGCCTGCTCCGTCCATCCTGGGCAATGTGACGGAGCTGCTACTGGCTGGAGTGGACACA GTATCCAACACACTCTCCTGGGCTCTGTATGAACTCTCTCGGCACCCCGAAGTCCAGAAGGCACTCCACTCTGAGATCACagctgccctgggccctggctccAATGCCCACCCCTCAGCTGCTGCTCTATCCCAGCTGCCCCTGCTGAAGGCAGTGGTCAAGGAAGTGCTAAG ACTGTACCCTGTGGTACCTGGAAATTCCCGTGTCCCAGACAAAGACGTTCGTGTGGGTGACTATGTTATCCCCAAAAAC ACGCTGGTCACACTGTGTCATTATGCCACTTCAAGGGACCCTGCCCAGTTCCCAGAGCCAAATTCTTTTCGTCCAGCTCGATGGCTGGGGGAAGGTCCAGCCCCCCACCCATTTGCATCTCTTCCCTTTGGCTTCGGCAAGCGCAGCTGCATGGGGAGACGCCTGGCAGAGCTTGAGCTGCAGatggctttggctcag ATCTTGACCCACTTTGAGGTGAAGCCTGAGCCAGGTGCTGCCCCAATCCGACCCATGACCCGGACTGTCCTGGTACCCGAGAGGAGCATCAACCTACAGTTTGTGGACAGATAG
- the MARCHF9 gene encoding LOW QUALITY PROTEIN: E3 ubiquitin-protein ligase MARCHF9 (The sequence of the model RefSeq protein was modified relative to this genomic sequence to represent the inferred CDS: deleted 1 base in 1 codon), with translation MLKSRLRMFLNELKLLVLTGGGRPRAEPQPRGGRGGGCGWAPFAGCSTRDGDGDEEEYYGSEPRARGLAGDKEPRAGPPPPPAPPPPPPGALDALSLSSSLDSGLRTPQCRICFQGPEQGELLSPCRCDGSVRCTHQPCLIRWISERGSWSCELCYFKYQVLAISTKNPLQWQAISLTVIEKVQIAAIVLGSLFLVASISWLVWSSLSPSAKWQRQDLLFQICYGMYGFMDVVCIGLIVHEGSSVYRIFKRWQAVNQQWKVLNYDKTKDIGGDAGGGTAGKPGPRTSRTGPLSGATSRPPAAQRMRTLLPQRCGYTILHLLGQLRPPDARSSSHSGREVVMRVTTV, from the exons ATGCTCAAGTCTCGGCTCCGCATGTTTCTGAACGAGCTGAAGCTGCTGGTGCTGACGGGCGGGGGGCGGCCCCGGGCCGAGCCGCAGccccggggggggcgg ggaggcggcTGCGGCTGGGCGCCCTTCGCCGGCTGCTCGACCCGGGACGGCGACGGCGACGAAGAGGAGTACTACGGGTCGGAGCCGCGGGCCCGGGGCCTGGCCGGCGACAAGGAGCCGCGGGCCGGacccccgccgccgcccgcgccgccgccgccgcctccgggCGCGCTGGACGCCCTGTCGCTCAGCAGCAGCCTGGACAGCGGGCTCCGAACCCCCCAGTGCCGAATCTGCTTCCAGGGTCCGGAGCAG GGGGAGCTCCTGAGCCCCTGCCGCTGCGACGGCTCAGTGCGCTGCACACACCAGCCCTGCCTCATCCGCTGGATTAGTGAGAGGGGCTCCTGGAGCTGTGAGCTCTGCTACTTCAAATACCAGGTCCTGGCGATCAGCACCAAGAACCCGCTGCAG TGGCAGGCCATCTCCCTGACGGTCATCGAGAAGGTCCAGATCGCAGCCATAGTCCTGGGCTCGCTCTTCCTCGTCGCCAGCATCTCCTGGCTTGTCTGGTCCTCACTCAGCCCTTCAGCCAAGTGGCAACGGCAGGATCTGCTCTTTCAGATCTGCTACGGCATGTACGGCTTCATGGATGTCGTCTGCATAG GCCTCATCGTCCACGAAGGCTCCTCCGTCTACCGCATCTTCAAGCGCTGGCAGGCAGTGAACCAGCAGTGGAAGGTCCTGAATTATGACAAGACCAAGGACATAGGAGGAGATGCAGGGGGAGGGACGGCAGGGAAGCCGGGCCCCAGGACCTCACGGACGGGCCCCCTCTCTGGGGCTACCAGCCGCCCCCCGGCTGCCCAGCGCATGCGGACGCTCTTGCCTCAGCGCTGTGGTTACACAATCCTGCACCTCCTTGGACAGCTGCGGCCACCAGATGCCCGTTCCAGTTCCCATTCTGGCCGAGAGGTTGTCATGAGGGTCACCACGGTCTGA